A genomic region of Gemmata massiliana contains the following coding sequences:
- a CDS encoding TIGR02996 domain-containing protein — protein MARKKPKPPDNPWDETYIESLAFHKDYVKEARKVLNKGGFGAVQSRADGRGWWVECKGMTGTYQVSVRPDSERGFVAECSCPSNKKPCKHSIALLLYLAAHPEERIEPTVASTARSFDLDALIRAVFASPREDTPRLILADCVQELGQPARAALIRLQCERAQIGIGGAQVEALEAEEARLMPIVREEMGPIPDSMRASFERGFVTLVAADGWWRRDLGSYPARFPELFRDGWIETFCVRNAYDLPPWLIGLFQQVRLADFSGADMGDRELVALASDLQPGRDGARLQSVLVPTQFAGRYRELTAAAGGVTSGTQTTTGLVSTYHGRDVGSSRRYENLNPAQFELLSRAGHFRGAHSLNLVGGIGDEGITTLLATPGLGDLAHLEFTKPEISANGLKELASSPLADRLRWLGVQGSAVGTAGADALCGATWGQLTKLSLGANNLTDASSASLAAGRFPALGFLDLRDNMITRAGAAVLLRANQLARVATWELAGNPVAVEARIPLVLGAEYRAHLTVNFDDTKIERSHTTDKPDELHLRVTGTHERMPGLFLEWAGCARSVVSLVLAQLRFDAAEMERLATALTAHPLCEIHFGANELRNEAVAGARGAARRDETGRARPQRQ, from the coding sequence ATGGCCCGTAAGAAACCGAAACCGCCCGACAATCCGTGGGACGAAACGTACATCGAGTCGCTCGCGTTCCACAAGGACTACGTGAAAGAAGCGCGGAAGGTGCTGAATAAGGGCGGGTTCGGCGCAGTCCAGTCGCGCGCCGATGGTCGCGGTTGGTGGGTCGAGTGTAAGGGTATGACCGGCACTTATCAGGTGAGCGTCCGCCCGGACTCGGAACGCGGCTTCGTGGCGGAGTGTAGTTGCCCCAGCAACAAGAAGCCGTGCAAGCACTCCATCGCGCTGCTCCTGTACCTCGCCGCGCACCCAGAAGAGCGTATCGAGCCGACCGTCGCGAGCACGGCCCGGTCGTTCGATCTCGACGCTCTAATTCGTGCGGTGTTCGCCAGCCCCCGCGAAGACACACCGCGCCTGATTCTCGCGGACTGCGTGCAAGAACTCGGCCAGCCGGCCCGGGCCGCACTCATCCGCTTACAGTGCGAGCGCGCCCAGATCGGGATCGGCGGCGCGCAGGTCGAGGCGCTCGAGGCGGAAGAGGCGAGACTGATGCCGATCGTGCGAGAAGAAATGGGGCCGATCCCCGATTCCATGAGAGCGAGCTTTGAGCGCGGGTTCGTGACCCTCGTGGCGGCCGACGGGTGGTGGCGGCGCGACCTCGGATCGTACCCGGCCCGGTTCCCCGAACTGTTTCGTGACGGGTGGATCGAGACGTTTTGCGTCCGAAATGCATACGACCTCCCACCGTGGCTGATCGGCCTATTCCAACAAGTACGGTTGGCAGACTTCTCGGGTGCCGACATGGGCGACCGCGAGCTAGTGGCACTCGCGAGCGACCTGCAACCCGGTCGCGACGGCGCGCGGCTCCAGTCGGTACTCGTGCCGACGCAGTTCGCAGGGCGGTATCGCGAACTCACCGCGGCGGCCGGGGGCGTCACAAGCGGCACGCAGACAACAACCGGGCTCGTGTCCACGTACCACGGTCGGGACGTGGGTTCGTCCCGCCGGTACGAAAACCTGAACCCGGCGCAGTTCGAGCTACTCTCTCGTGCCGGGCACTTCCGCGGGGCGCACTCGTTGAATCTCGTGGGAGGTATCGGCGACGAAGGGATCACGACATTGCTCGCGACGCCGGGGCTGGGAGACCTCGCGCACCTCGAGTTCACGAAGCCCGAGATTAGCGCGAATGGCCTCAAAGAACTCGCATCGTCACCACTCGCAGACCGATTACGGTGGCTGGGGGTGCAAGGTTCCGCCGTCGGCACCGCGGGCGCGGACGCACTTTGCGGTGCGACTTGGGGCCAACTCACGAAGTTATCGCTTGGTGCCAATAACCTGACTGACGCGAGTTCCGCGTCACTAGCCGCGGGGCGGTTCCCGGCATTGGGCTTCTTGGACCTGCGAGACAATATGATTACCCGCGCTGGGGCCGCTGTCCTGCTCCGCGCGAACCAATTGGCGCGTGTCGCCACCTGGGAGCTGGCGGGCAATCCGGTTGCGGTTGAGGCGCGGATCCCGCTCGTGTTGGGCGCCGAGTACCGCGCGCACCTCACGGTTAACTTCGACGATACGAAGATCGAACGATCCCATACCACCGATAAGCCCGACGAGCTTCACCTTCGGGTGACCGGCACGCACGAACGCATGCCGGGATTGTTTTTGGAATGGGCCGGCTGCGCGCGATCGGTCGTGAGTCTGGTTCTGGCGCAACTGCGGTTCGACGCGGCCGAGATGGAACGACTCGCCACCGCGCTAACCGCGCATCCGCTTTGCGAGATCCACTTCGGGGCCAACGAACTGCGGAACGAAGCGGTCGCGGGCGCTCGCGGTGCGGCTCGCCGAGATGAAACTGGACGTGCTCGACCTCAGCGACAATGA
- the ppdK gene encoding pyruvate, phosphate dikinase, with product MSAKHVYFFGGKTAEDTGLDAKGQKELLGGKGANLAEMCRIGIPVPPGFTITTEVCAAYYEQGKKIPEAAVPAIEEALKKVEAAFGGRKLGDPADPLLVSVRSGAALSMPGMMNTILNLGLTDASVEGLAKKTGNPRFAYDSYRRLIDMFGSTAMGCEHEKFEHEIHEMKKAKGVKLDTDLSADDLKELVTRYKAVYKAHVMDDFPQDPKKQLFLAVNAVFNSWNGNKAIEYRRIERITGLRGTAVNVQAMVFGNMGGTSGTGVAFTRDPNTGENVFYGDYLINAQGEDVVAGIRTPEPIAKLHEDMPKVYEQLVGIRSTLEKHYKEMQDIEFTVQEGVLYMLQTRSGKRTGTAAVRIAVEMVKEGLIDETTAVKRVAPDSLNHLLQPQLDPKSKVEVVAQGIAASPGGASGIVLLSAEAVVAHAEKNPNDSIMLVRKETSPEDVAGMHLAKGILTSTGGKASHAAVVARGWGKPCVVGCEAMKINEEAQTITIAGKTVKAGEFLTINGTTGDVMIGKVPTVAPSMTGDFATLMTWADKGRKLKIRTNADAPADAAKAREFGAEGIGLCRTEHMFFGKDRIAAVREMILATSTDDRKKALAKIEPFQKADFVGIFEAMDGYPVTIRLLDPPLHEFLPQKDNVEGTEDVARQMGVPVSAIRERVDELHEMNPMMGFRGCRLPVVFPEIGDMQVRAIIEAAIEVKKKGKSVLPEIMIPLVGVVEELTMLKKRAIATAEECMTKAGIKVEYQIGTMIELPRAALTADEIAAEAEFFSFGTNDLTQMTFGFSRDDIKGFMPTYLKEKILPVDPFQSIDVKGVGKLIDMGIKLGRESRKAKHGQHLKVGICGEHGGDPDSVVFCHKVGMDYVSCSPFRVPIARLAAAQAALGDTARDK from the coding sequence ATGAGCGCGAAGCACGTTTACTTCTTCGGCGGCAAGACGGCCGAGGACACCGGCCTGGACGCGAAGGGGCAGAAAGAGCTGCTCGGCGGTAAGGGCGCCAACCTCGCCGAGATGTGCCGCATCGGGATCCCCGTACCGCCCGGCTTCACCATCACCACCGAAGTTTGCGCGGCCTACTACGAACAGGGGAAGAAGATCCCCGAAGCGGCCGTTCCCGCGATCGAGGAAGCGCTCAAGAAGGTCGAAGCCGCGTTCGGCGGGCGCAAGCTCGGCGACCCCGCCGACCCGCTGCTCGTCTCCGTGCGCTCGGGCGCGGCCCTCTCCATGCCCGGGATGATGAACACCATCCTCAACCTCGGCCTCACCGACGCGAGCGTCGAAGGGCTGGCGAAGAAGACCGGCAACCCGCGGTTCGCCTACGACAGTTACCGCCGGCTCATCGACATGTTCGGGTCCACCGCGATGGGCTGCGAGCACGAGAAGTTCGAGCACGAAATCCACGAGATGAAGAAGGCGAAGGGGGTCAAACTCGACACCGACCTGAGCGCCGACGATCTCAAGGAACTCGTCACGCGCTACAAGGCCGTGTACAAGGCTCACGTTATGGACGACTTCCCGCAGGACCCGAAGAAGCAACTGTTCCTCGCGGTCAACGCGGTGTTCAACTCGTGGAACGGCAACAAGGCCATCGAGTACCGCCGCATCGAGCGCATCACCGGGCTCAGGGGCACCGCGGTGAACGTGCAGGCGATGGTGTTCGGCAACATGGGCGGCACGTCCGGCACGGGCGTCGCGTTCACCCGCGACCCGAACACCGGCGAGAACGTCTTCTACGGCGACTACCTCATCAACGCCCAGGGCGAAGACGTGGTGGCCGGTATCCGCACCCCGGAACCGATCGCCAAGCTGCACGAAGACATGCCGAAGGTGTACGAGCAACTCGTCGGCATCCGTAGCACGCTGGAAAAGCACTACAAGGAGATGCAGGACATCGAATTCACGGTACAGGAAGGCGTTCTGTACATGCTCCAGACGCGCTCCGGCAAGCGGACCGGAACCGCGGCCGTGCGCATCGCGGTCGAGATGGTGAAGGAAGGGCTGATCGACGAAACGACCGCGGTGAAGCGCGTCGCGCCGGACAGCCTCAACCACCTGCTCCAACCGCAACTCGACCCGAAGTCGAAGGTCGAAGTGGTCGCCCAGGGGATCGCGGCCAGCCCCGGCGGCGCGTCGGGCATCGTGCTGCTGTCCGCCGAAGCGGTGGTCGCGCACGCGGAAAAGAACCCGAACGACTCGATCATGCTCGTGCGCAAGGAGACGTCGCCGGAAGACGTCGCGGGCATGCACTTGGCGAAGGGCATTCTGACCAGCACCGGCGGTAAGGCGAGCCACGCGGCCGTGGTCGCCCGCGGCTGGGGCAAGCCGTGCGTCGTCGGCTGCGAGGCGATGAAGATCAACGAAGAGGCCCAGACGATCACGATCGCCGGGAAGACCGTGAAGGCCGGTGAGTTCCTCACGATCAACGGCACCACCGGCGACGTGATGATCGGCAAGGTGCCGACCGTCGCCCCGAGCATGACCGGCGACTTCGCCACCCTCATGACGTGGGCGGACAAGGGCCGCAAGCTGAAGATCCGCACCAACGCCGACGCCCCCGCGGACGCGGCAAAGGCCCGCGAGTTCGGCGCCGAAGGCATCGGCCTGTGCCGCACCGAGCACATGTTCTTCGGCAAGGACCGCATCGCCGCGGTGCGCGAGATGATCCTCGCGACCAGCACGGACGACCGCAAGAAGGCGCTGGCGAAGATCGAACCGTTCCAGAAGGCGGACTTCGTCGGCATCTTCGAGGCAATGGACGGCTACCCGGTCACCATCCGGCTGCTCGACCCGCCGCTCCACGAGTTCCTCCCGCAGAAGGACAACGTCGAGGGCACCGAGGACGTGGCCCGGCAGATGGGCGTGCCGGTCAGCGCGATCCGCGAGCGCGTGGACGAGCTGCACGAAATGAACCCGATGATGGGGTTCCGCGGGTGCCGGCTGCCGGTCGTGTTCCCGGAAATCGGTGACATGCAGGTGCGGGCCATCATCGAGGCCGCCATCGAAGTGAAGAAGAAGGGCAAGAGCGTGTTGCCCGAGATCATGATCCCCCTCGTGGGCGTGGTCGAGGAACTCACGATGCTCAAGAAGCGGGCCATCGCGACCGCCGAAGAGTGCATGACGAAGGCGGGCATCAAGGTCGAGTACCAGATCGGTACGATGATCGAACTGCCCCGCGCCGCGCTCACCGCGGACGAGATCGCGGCGGAAGCGGAGTTCTTCAGCTTCGGCACCAACGACCTCACCCAGATGACGTTCGGCTTCAGCCGCGACGACATCAAGGGGTTCATGCCGACCTACTTGAAGGAAAAGATCCTGCCGGTGGACCCGTTCCAGTCGATCGACGTGAAGGGCGTGGGCAAGCTGATCGACATGGGCATCAAGCTGGGCCGCGAGAGCCGCAAGGCGAAGCACGGCCAGCACCTGAAGGTCGGCATCTGCGGCGAACACGGCGGCGACCCGGACAGCGTGGTGTTCTGCCACAAGGTCGGGATGGACTACGTGAGCTGCTCGCCGTTCCGCGTGCCGATCGCGCGCCTCGCCGCGGCGCAAGCCGCGCTCGGTGACACCGCCCGCGACAAGTAA